A window of Belonocnema kinseyi isolate 2016_QV_RU_SX_M_011 chromosome 9, B_treatae_v1, whole genome shotgun sequence contains these coding sequences:
- the LOC117179518 gene encoding aromatic-L-amino-acid decarboxylase encodes MDAPGFTEFAKAMIDYITDYLENIRDRRVLPTVEPGYIKPLLPDEAPQTPERWEDVMADIERVIMPGVTHWGSPKFHAYFPTAQSYPAIVADMLSGAIACIGFTWIASPACTELEVVMLDWLGKMIDLPAEFLACSGGKGGGVIQGTASEATLVALLGAKVKKIRQVKEEHPDWSDPQIIDKLVAYGSNLAHSSVERAGLLGGVKFRLLETDSKHRLRGETLQEAIRQDKEKGLIPFYAVSTLGTTSSCTFDRLDEMGVICNREEVWLHVDAAYAGSAFICPEFRYLMKGVELADSFNFNPHKWMLVNFDCSPMWLKDPTYVINAFNVDPLYLKHDMQGSAPDYRHWQIPLGRRFRSLKLWFVLRLYGVENLQKHIRNHVSQAHEFESLVSADSRFEIVEDVILGLVCFRLKGSNDLNENLLKRINGSGNIHLVPSKIKDTYFLRLAICSRYSESKDIQYSWQEIKLRANEILEEQSISK; translated from the exons ATGGACGCGCCAGGCTTCACGGAATTCGCCAAGGCAATGATAGATTACATCACGGACTATTTGGAAAACATAAGAGATAG GAGGGTACTTCCAACAGTAGAACCGGGATATATAAAACCATTATTACCAGATGAAGCACCTCAAACTCCAGAAAGGTGGGAGGATGTTATGGCTGATATCGAAAGGGTCATTATGCCAGgt GTCACTCACTGGGGTAGTCCAAAATTCCACGCCTACTTTCCCACAGCTCAATCTTACCCAGCAATTGTTGCGGATATGTTGAGTGGTGCTATAGCATGCATTGGGTTCACTTGg aTTGCAAGTCCAGCTTGTACTGAATTAGAAGTCGTAATGCTAGATTGGCTAGGCAAAATGATTGATTTGCCAGCAGAATTTTTGGCTTGCAGTGGTGGAAAAGGTGGTGGTGTAATTCAG GGAACAGCGAGTGAAGCCACTTTGGTCGCACTCCTTGGTGCTAAAGTGAAAAAGATTAGACAAGTGAAAGAGGAACATCCAGACTGGTCGGATCCGCAAATCATTGATAAATTAGTCGCCTATGGGTCCA atttggcaCATAGTTCTGTGGAAAGAGCTGGACTTTTGGGTGGAGTTAAATTTCGACTATTGGAAACTGATTCCAAACATAGACTCAGGGGTGAAACTTTGCAAGAAGCAATCCGACAAGATAAAGAAAAAGGACTCATTCCCTTTTAT gcAGTTTCGACATTAGGAACTACATCTTCTTGCACATTTGATCGACTCGATGAAATGGGAGTAATCTGCAACCGAGAAGAAGTTTGGCTCCATGTTGATGCTGCATATGCTG GTTCAGCTTTCATTTGTCCCGAATTTCGTTATTTGATGAAAGGCGTAGAGCTGGCAGATTCCTTCAATTTCAACCCGCATAAGTGGATGCTAGTGAATTTTGATTGTTCGCCGATGTGGCTCAAAGATCCAACTTACGTTATCAATGCTTTCAATGTCGACCCTTTGTATCTGAAACACGATATGCAAGGTTCTGCTCCAGACTACagg CATTGGCAAATTCCACTGGGTCGTAGATTCAGATCCTTGAAACTGTGGTTTGTGTTACGACTCTACGGagtagaaaatttacaaaaacacatCAGAAATCACGTTTCCCAAGCACACGAATTCGAATCACTTGTTTCAGCTGATTCACGTTTCGAAATCGTCGAGGATGTGATTCTTGGACTAGTTTGCTTCAGACTGAAG ggTTCGAACGATTTAAATGAGAATCTACTGAAGAGAATCAATGGTTCCGGAAATATTCATCTGGTGCCATCGAAAATAAAAGACACCTATTTTCTGCGATTAGCCATTTGCTCAAGATATAGTGAAAGTAAAGATATTCAATATTCTTGGCAAGAAATTAAACTTCGAGCTAATGAGATCCTTGAAGAACAATCGATTTCTAAGTGA